In one Erinaceus europaeus chromosome 3, mEriEur2.1, whole genome shotgun sequence genomic region, the following are encoded:
- the MRPL33 gene encoding large ribosomal subunit protein bL33m isoform X3: protein MFLSLVSLAKSKSKVILVRMVSEAGTGFSFNTKRSRLREKLTLLHYDPIVKQKVLFVEQKKIRSL, encoded by the exons ATGTTCCTGTCTTTAGTTTCCC TTGCCAAGAGCAAGTCAAA AGTCATTCTGGTGAGAATGGTGAGTGAAGCTGGGACAGGTTTCTCCTTCAACACGAAGAGAAGCCGACTGCGGGAGAAACTGACTCTGTTGCATTATGATCCAATTG TGAAACAAAAAGTCCTGTTTGTGGAACAGAAAAAAATACGCTCCCTCTAA
- the MRPL33 gene encoding large ribosomal subunit protein bL33m isoform X2, whose translation MCDGCWSLRCFVSVSKRVILVRMVSEAGTGFSFNTKRSRLREKLTLLHYDPIVKQKVLFVEQKKIRSL comes from the exons atgtgtgaTGGTTGTTGGAGTTTGCGCTGTTTTGTTTCCGTGTCCAAGAG AGTCATTCTGGTGAGAATGGTGAGTGAAGCTGGGACAGGTTTCTCCTTCAACACGAAGAGAAGCCGACTGCGGGAGAAACTGACTCTGTTGCATTATGATCCAATTG TGAAACAAAAAGTCCTGTTTGTGGAACAGAAAAAAATACGCTCCCTCTAA
- the MRPL33 gene encoding large ribosomal subunit protein bL33m isoform X1, whose amino-acid sequence MVVGVCAVLFPCPRVAKSKSKVILVRMVSEAGTGFSFNTKRSRLREKLTLLHYDPIVKQKVLFVEQKKIRSL is encoded by the exons aTGGTTGTTGGAGTTTGCGCTGTTTTGTTTCCGTGTCCAAGAG TTGCCAAGAGCAAGTCAAA AGTCATTCTGGTGAGAATGGTGAGTGAAGCTGGGACAGGTTTCTCCTTCAACACGAAGAGAAGCCGACTGCGGGAGAAACTGACTCTGTTGCATTATGATCCAATTG TGAAACAAAAAGTCCTGTTTGTGGAACAGAAAAAAATACGCTCCCTCTAA